From a region of the Oncorhynchus tshawytscha isolate Ot180627B linkage group LG14, Otsh_v2.0, whole genome shotgun sequence genome:
- the rap1gap2a gene encoding rap1 GTPase-activating protein 2 isoform X5, producing MHVSMLLTSAEFFDMLERMQVPKSEETKPHSQRSKDDYIPYPRIEDILEKGSPYPQVILPQFGGYWIEDAEAPAGTPTSSESSFCEEDDGGGMSPGVGFGFRLECNSSARAYRKHFLGREHMNYYCTGSSLGNLIMSLKHEEAEGQEFLRILLRSRTKTHHDRISLAGLNQLPSVPQIAKLLCDDVTGLKFNPVLYPRGSQLIVGYDEHEVNNTFKFGVIYQKFGQTSEEELFGNNEETPAFREFLSVLGDNIELNDFKGFRGGLDVSHGQTGSESVYTVFRQREMMFHVSTKLPFTEGDVQQLQRKRHIGNDIVAAVFQEGATPFVPDMIASNFLHAYVLVQVENPGTEHTTYKVSVTAREDVPPFGPPLPNPAVFKKGPEFRDFLLTKLINAENACYKSDKFAKLEGRTRAALLDNLHDELHRQTQVTLGQGQAGEEDKLENGGHGGLLESFKRAMRVRSHSMETMVGSHRHRSPGVGGGVPASLSGGGLPQSTECTKSTFTPPVLSAKSPLKSPVKRRSGLFPRLHSSTESPSDRHTRSDQKTPDICPLGQEGRSETWSNPSSPEICPNKERPFLKLKDCSSRPNISRSSSSTSSFSSTTGEGEALEELDTGIHPSIASSSVFSPYPSLSVESQGSATPLIMCRSPTDVKSKMSPRSNLKFRFDKMSHTTTSE from the exons gatGACTACATCCCATACCCGCGGATAGAGGAC ATTCTGGAGAAGGGTAGCCCATACCCGCAGGTGATCCTGCCCCAGTTTGGGGGTTACTGGATTGAGGATGCCGAGGCGCCTGCGGGCACGCCCACCTCCTCGGAGAGCAGCTTCTGCGAGGAGGATGACGGAGGGGGCATGAGCCCTGGGGTTGGGTTCGGCTTCAGGCTGGAGTGTAACAGCTCGGCCAGGGCCTACCGCAAACACTTCCTGGGCAGG GAGCATATGAACTACTACTGCACAGGCAGCAGTCTGGGGAACCTCATTATGTCACTGAAGCACGAGGAGGCAGAGGGCCAGGAGTTCCTCCGCATCTTGCTCAG GTCGAGGACAAAGACACACCATGACAGGATCTCTCTGGCAGGCCTCAACCAGCTTCCCAGTGTACCCCAGATAGCCAAG CTCCTCTGTGATGACGTGACTGGCCTGAAGTTCAACCCGGTCCTGTACCCCAGA GGCTCTCAGTTAATAGTAGGTTATGACGAACATGAAGTGAACAACACCTTTAAGTTTGGTGTCATCTACCAGAAGTTTGGTCAG ACGTCAGAGGAGGAGTTGTTTGGGAACAACGAGGAGACGCCAGCCTTCCGGGAGTTCCTCAGTGTTCTGGGAGACAACATAGAGCTGAACGACTTTAAGGG GTTCCGTGGTGGTCTGGACGTATCCCACGGTCAGACAGGCTCTGAGTCCGTCTACACCgtcttcagacagagagagatgatgttCCACGTCTCCACTAAACTACCCTTCACCGAGGGAGACGTACAACAG CTCCAGAGGAAGAGGCACATAGGAAATGACATCGTGGCGGCGGTCTTCCAGGAAGGTGCCACGCCCTTTGTGCCTGACATGATTGCCTCCAACTTCCTCCATGCGTATGTGCTGGTGCAGGTGGAGAACCCTGGTACTGAACACACAACATACAAG GTGTCTGTTACAGCGAGGGAGGATGTACCTCCGTTTGGACCACCTCTCCCCAATCCAGCGGTCTTCAAGAAG GGTCCTGAGTTCCGCGacttcctcctgacaaagctgatCAATGCAGAGAACGCCTGCTACAAGTCTGACAAGTTTGCCAAGCTAGAG GGGCGGACGCGAGCTGCACTGCTGGATAACCTTCACGATGAGCTCCACAGACAGACCCAAGTTACTCTGGGGCAAGGCCAGGCTGGGGAGGAGGACAAGCTGGAGAATGGGGGCCATGGGGGACTGCTGGAGTCCTTCAAG CGTGCCATGCGCGTCCGGAGTCACTCCATGGAGACCATGGTGGGGTCCCACCGTCACCGGAGTccaggggtgggagggggggtcCCGGCCAGCTTGAGTGGAGGGGGGCTGCCACAGAGCACCGAGTGCACAAAGAGTACCTTCACG CCACCAGTGCTGTCAGCCAAGTCTCCCCTGAAGAGTCCAGTGAAGCGTCGTTCAGGCCTCTTCCCCCGCCTCCACTCAAGCACAGAGAGCCCCTCGGACAGACACACGCGCAG TGACCAAAAGACCCCAGACATCTGCCCGCTCGGACAGgaagggaggtcagagacttggtcCAACCCCAGCTCGCCAGAGATCTGCCCCAACAAGGAGAG GCCGTTCCTCAAGCTGAAGGACTGCAGCAGCAGACCCAACATCTCCCGCTCCTCCTCCAGCACCAGCAGCTTCAGCAGCACCACCGGGGAGGGAGAGGCCCTGGAGGAGCTTGACACT GGAATCCACCCGTCCATAGCCTCCTCATCTGTGTTCAGCCCCTACCCTTCCCTCAGCGTGGAGAGCCAAGGCTCTGCCACCCCCCTCATCATGTGTCGCAGTCCCACAG ATGTGAAGAGTAAGATGTCTCCCAGGTCAAACTTGAAGTTCCGCTTTGACAAGATGAGTCACACCACAACT TCCGAATAG
- the rap1gap2a gene encoding rap1 GTPase-activating protein 2 isoform X7 — MHVSMLLTSAEFFDMLERMQDDYIPYPRIEDILEKGSPYPQVILPQFGGYWIEDAEAPAGTPTSSESSFCEEDDGGGMSPGVGFGFRLECNSSARAYRKHFLGREHMNYYCTGSSLGNLIMSLKHEEAEGQEFLRILLRSRTKTHHDRISLAGLNQLPSVPQIAKLLCDDVTGLKFNPVLYPRGSQLIVGYDEHEVNNTFKFGVIYQKFGQTSEEELFGNNEETPAFREFLSVLGDNIELNDFKGFRGGLDVSHGQTGSESVYTVFRQREMMFHVSTKLPFTEGDVQQLQRKRHIGNDIVAAVFQEGATPFVPDMIASNFLHAYVLVQVENPGTEHTTYKVSVTAREDVPPFGPPLPNPAVFKKGPEFRDFLLTKLINAENACYKSDKFAKLEGRTRAALLDNLHDELHRQTQVTLGQGQAGEEDKLENGGHGGLLESFKRAMRVRSHSMETMVGSHRHRSPGVGGGVPASLSGGGLPQSTECTKSTFTPPVLSAKSPLKSPVKRRSGLFPRLHSSTESPSDRHTRSDQKTPDICPLGQEGRSETWSNPSSPEICPNKERPFLKLKDCSSRPNISRSSSSTSSFSSTTGEGEALEELDTGIHPSIASSSVFSPYPSLSVESQGSATPLIMCRSPTDVKSKMSPRSNLKFRFDKMSHTTTSE; from the exons gatGACTACATCCCATACCCGCGGATAGAGGAC ATTCTGGAGAAGGGTAGCCCATACCCGCAGGTGATCCTGCCCCAGTTTGGGGGTTACTGGATTGAGGATGCCGAGGCGCCTGCGGGCACGCCCACCTCCTCGGAGAGCAGCTTCTGCGAGGAGGATGACGGAGGGGGCATGAGCCCTGGGGTTGGGTTCGGCTTCAGGCTGGAGTGTAACAGCTCGGCCAGGGCCTACCGCAAACACTTCCTGGGCAGG GAGCATATGAACTACTACTGCACAGGCAGCAGTCTGGGGAACCTCATTATGTCACTGAAGCACGAGGAGGCAGAGGGCCAGGAGTTCCTCCGCATCTTGCTCAG GTCGAGGACAAAGACACACCATGACAGGATCTCTCTGGCAGGCCTCAACCAGCTTCCCAGTGTACCCCAGATAGCCAAG CTCCTCTGTGATGACGTGACTGGCCTGAAGTTCAACCCGGTCCTGTACCCCAGA GGCTCTCAGTTAATAGTAGGTTATGACGAACATGAAGTGAACAACACCTTTAAGTTTGGTGTCATCTACCAGAAGTTTGGTCAG ACGTCAGAGGAGGAGTTGTTTGGGAACAACGAGGAGACGCCAGCCTTCCGGGAGTTCCTCAGTGTTCTGGGAGACAACATAGAGCTGAACGACTTTAAGGG GTTCCGTGGTGGTCTGGACGTATCCCACGGTCAGACAGGCTCTGAGTCCGTCTACACCgtcttcagacagagagagatgatgttCCACGTCTCCACTAAACTACCCTTCACCGAGGGAGACGTACAACAG CTCCAGAGGAAGAGGCACATAGGAAATGACATCGTGGCGGCGGTCTTCCAGGAAGGTGCCACGCCCTTTGTGCCTGACATGATTGCCTCCAACTTCCTCCATGCGTATGTGCTGGTGCAGGTGGAGAACCCTGGTACTGAACACACAACATACAAG GTGTCTGTTACAGCGAGGGAGGATGTACCTCCGTTTGGACCACCTCTCCCCAATCCAGCGGTCTTCAAGAAG GGTCCTGAGTTCCGCGacttcctcctgacaaagctgatCAATGCAGAGAACGCCTGCTACAAGTCTGACAAGTTTGCCAAGCTAGAG GGGCGGACGCGAGCTGCACTGCTGGATAACCTTCACGATGAGCTCCACAGACAGACCCAAGTTACTCTGGGGCAAGGCCAGGCTGGGGAGGAGGACAAGCTGGAGAATGGGGGCCATGGGGGACTGCTGGAGTCCTTCAAG CGTGCCATGCGCGTCCGGAGTCACTCCATGGAGACCATGGTGGGGTCCCACCGTCACCGGAGTccaggggtgggagggggggtcCCGGCCAGCTTGAGTGGAGGGGGGCTGCCACAGAGCACCGAGTGCACAAAGAGTACCTTCACG CCACCAGTGCTGTCAGCCAAGTCTCCCCTGAAGAGTCCAGTGAAGCGTCGTTCAGGCCTCTTCCCCCGCCTCCACTCAAGCACAGAGAGCCCCTCGGACAGACACACGCGCAG TGACCAAAAGACCCCAGACATCTGCCCGCTCGGACAGgaagggaggtcagagacttggtcCAACCCCAGCTCGCCAGAGATCTGCCCCAACAAGGAGAG GCCGTTCCTCAAGCTGAAGGACTGCAGCAGCAGACCCAACATCTCCCGCTCCTCCTCCAGCACCAGCAGCTTCAGCAGCACCACCGGGGAGGGAGAGGCCCTGGAGGAGCTTGACACT GGAATCCACCCGTCCATAGCCTCCTCATCTGTGTTCAGCCCCTACCCTTCCCTCAGCGTGGAGAGCCAAGGCTCTGCCACCCCCCTCATCATGTGTCGCAGTCCCACAG ATGTGAAGAGTAAGATGTCTCCCAGGTCAAACTTGAAGTTCCGCTTTGACAAGATGAGTCACACCACAACT TCCGAATAG
- the rap1gap2a gene encoding rap1 GTPase-activating protein 2 isoform X8, giving the protein MLERMQDDYIPYPRIEDILEKGSPYPQVILPQFGGYWIEDAEAPAGTPTSSESSFCEEDDGGGMSPGVGFGFRLECNSSARAYRKHFLGREHMNYYCTGSSLGNLIMSLKHEEAEGQEFLRILLRSRTKTHHDRISLAGLNQLPSVPQIAKLLCDDVTGLKFNPVLYPRGSQLIVGYDEHEVNNTFKFGVIYQKFGQTSEEELFGNNEETPAFREFLSVLGDNIELNDFKGFRGGLDVSHGQTGSESVYTVFRQREMMFHVSTKLPFTEGDVQQLQRKRHIGNDIVAAVFQEGATPFVPDMIASNFLHAYVLVQVENPGTEHTTYKVSVTAREDVPPFGPPLPNPAVFKKGPEFRDFLLTKLINAENACYKSDKFAKLEGRTRAALLDNLHDELHRQTQVTLGQGQAGEEDKLENGGHGGLLESFKRAMRVRSHSMETMVGSHRHRSPGVGGGVPASLSGGGLPQSTECTKSTFTPPVLSAKSPLKSPVKRRSGLFPRLHSSTESPSDRHTRSDQKTPDICPLGQEGRSETWSNPSSPEICPNKERPFLKLKDCSSRPNISRSSSSTSSFSSTTGEGEALEELDTGIHPSIASSSVFSPYPSLSVESQGSATPLIMCRSPTDVKSKMSPRSNLKFRFDKMSHTTTSE; this is encoded by the exons gatGACTACATCCCATACCCGCGGATAGAGGAC ATTCTGGAGAAGGGTAGCCCATACCCGCAGGTGATCCTGCCCCAGTTTGGGGGTTACTGGATTGAGGATGCCGAGGCGCCTGCGGGCACGCCCACCTCCTCGGAGAGCAGCTTCTGCGAGGAGGATGACGGAGGGGGCATGAGCCCTGGGGTTGGGTTCGGCTTCAGGCTGGAGTGTAACAGCTCGGCCAGGGCCTACCGCAAACACTTCCTGGGCAGG GAGCATATGAACTACTACTGCACAGGCAGCAGTCTGGGGAACCTCATTATGTCACTGAAGCACGAGGAGGCAGAGGGCCAGGAGTTCCTCCGCATCTTGCTCAG GTCGAGGACAAAGACACACCATGACAGGATCTCTCTGGCAGGCCTCAACCAGCTTCCCAGTGTACCCCAGATAGCCAAG CTCCTCTGTGATGACGTGACTGGCCTGAAGTTCAACCCGGTCCTGTACCCCAGA GGCTCTCAGTTAATAGTAGGTTATGACGAACATGAAGTGAACAACACCTTTAAGTTTGGTGTCATCTACCAGAAGTTTGGTCAG ACGTCAGAGGAGGAGTTGTTTGGGAACAACGAGGAGACGCCAGCCTTCCGGGAGTTCCTCAGTGTTCTGGGAGACAACATAGAGCTGAACGACTTTAAGGG GTTCCGTGGTGGTCTGGACGTATCCCACGGTCAGACAGGCTCTGAGTCCGTCTACACCgtcttcagacagagagagatgatgttCCACGTCTCCACTAAACTACCCTTCACCGAGGGAGACGTACAACAG CTCCAGAGGAAGAGGCACATAGGAAATGACATCGTGGCGGCGGTCTTCCAGGAAGGTGCCACGCCCTTTGTGCCTGACATGATTGCCTCCAACTTCCTCCATGCGTATGTGCTGGTGCAGGTGGAGAACCCTGGTACTGAACACACAACATACAAG GTGTCTGTTACAGCGAGGGAGGATGTACCTCCGTTTGGACCACCTCTCCCCAATCCAGCGGTCTTCAAGAAG GGTCCTGAGTTCCGCGacttcctcctgacaaagctgatCAATGCAGAGAACGCCTGCTACAAGTCTGACAAGTTTGCCAAGCTAGAG GGGCGGACGCGAGCTGCACTGCTGGATAACCTTCACGATGAGCTCCACAGACAGACCCAAGTTACTCTGGGGCAAGGCCAGGCTGGGGAGGAGGACAAGCTGGAGAATGGGGGCCATGGGGGACTGCTGGAGTCCTTCAAG CGTGCCATGCGCGTCCGGAGTCACTCCATGGAGACCATGGTGGGGTCCCACCGTCACCGGAGTccaggggtgggagggggggtcCCGGCCAGCTTGAGTGGAGGGGGGCTGCCACAGAGCACCGAGTGCACAAAGAGTACCTTCACG CCACCAGTGCTGTCAGCCAAGTCTCCCCTGAAGAGTCCAGTGAAGCGTCGTTCAGGCCTCTTCCCCCGCCTCCACTCAAGCACAGAGAGCCCCTCGGACAGACACACGCGCAG TGACCAAAAGACCCCAGACATCTGCCCGCTCGGACAGgaagggaggtcagagacttggtcCAACCCCAGCTCGCCAGAGATCTGCCCCAACAAGGAGAG GCCGTTCCTCAAGCTGAAGGACTGCAGCAGCAGACCCAACATCTCCCGCTCCTCCTCCAGCACCAGCAGCTTCAGCAGCACCACCGGGGAGGGAGAGGCCCTGGAGGAGCTTGACACT GGAATCCACCCGTCCATAGCCTCCTCATCTGTGTTCAGCCCCTACCCTTCCCTCAGCGTGGAGAGCCAAGGCTCTGCCACCCCCCTCATCATGTGTCGCAGTCCCACAG ATGTGAAGAGTAAGATGTCTCCCAGGTCAAACTTGAAGTTCCGCTTTGACAAGATGAGTCACACCACAACT TCCGAATAG
- the rap1gap2a gene encoding rap1 GTPase-activating protein 2 isoform X6 has translation MLERMQVPKSEETKPHSQRSKDDYIPYPRIEDILEKGSPYPQVILPQFGGYWIEDAEAPAGTPTSSESSFCEEDDGGGMSPGVGFGFRLECNSSARAYRKHFLGREHMNYYCTGSSLGNLIMSLKHEEAEGQEFLRILLRSRTKTHHDRISLAGLNQLPSVPQIAKLLCDDVTGLKFNPVLYPRGSQLIVGYDEHEVNNTFKFGVIYQKFGQTSEEELFGNNEETPAFREFLSVLGDNIELNDFKGFRGGLDVSHGQTGSESVYTVFRQREMMFHVSTKLPFTEGDVQQLQRKRHIGNDIVAAVFQEGATPFVPDMIASNFLHAYVLVQVENPGTEHTTYKVSVTAREDVPPFGPPLPNPAVFKKGPEFRDFLLTKLINAENACYKSDKFAKLEGRTRAALLDNLHDELHRQTQVTLGQGQAGEEDKLENGGHGGLLESFKRAMRVRSHSMETMVGSHRHRSPGVGGGVPASLSGGGLPQSTECTKSTFTPPVLSAKSPLKSPVKRRSGLFPRLHSSTESPSDRHTRSDQKTPDICPLGQEGRSETWSNPSSPEICPNKERPFLKLKDCSSRPNISRSSSSTSSFSSTTGEGEALEELDTGIHPSIASSSVFSPYPSLSVESQGSATPLIMCRSPTDVKSKMSPRSNLKFRFDKMSHTTTSE, from the exons gatGACTACATCCCATACCCGCGGATAGAGGAC ATTCTGGAGAAGGGTAGCCCATACCCGCAGGTGATCCTGCCCCAGTTTGGGGGTTACTGGATTGAGGATGCCGAGGCGCCTGCGGGCACGCCCACCTCCTCGGAGAGCAGCTTCTGCGAGGAGGATGACGGAGGGGGCATGAGCCCTGGGGTTGGGTTCGGCTTCAGGCTGGAGTGTAACAGCTCGGCCAGGGCCTACCGCAAACACTTCCTGGGCAGG GAGCATATGAACTACTACTGCACAGGCAGCAGTCTGGGGAACCTCATTATGTCACTGAAGCACGAGGAGGCAGAGGGCCAGGAGTTCCTCCGCATCTTGCTCAG GTCGAGGACAAAGACACACCATGACAGGATCTCTCTGGCAGGCCTCAACCAGCTTCCCAGTGTACCCCAGATAGCCAAG CTCCTCTGTGATGACGTGACTGGCCTGAAGTTCAACCCGGTCCTGTACCCCAGA GGCTCTCAGTTAATAGTAGGTTATGACGAACATGAAGTGAACAACACCTTTAAGTTTGGTGTCATCTACCAGAAGTTTGGTCAG ACGTCAGAGGAGGAGTTGTTTGGGAACAACGAGGAGACGCCAGCCTTCCGGGAGTTCCTCAGTGTTCTGGGAGACAACATAGAGCTGAACGACTTTAAGGG GTTCCGTGGTGGTCTGGACGTATCCCACGGTCAGACAGGCTCTGAGTCCGTCTACACCgtcttcagacagagagagatgatgttCCACGTCTCCACTAAACTACCCTTCACCGAGGGAGACGTACAACAG CTCCAGAGGAAGAGGCACATAGGAAATGACATCGTGGCGGCGGTCTTCCAGGAAGGTGCCACGCCCTTTGTGCCTGACATGATTGCCTCCAACTTCCTCCATGCGTATGTGCTGGTGCAGGTGGAGAACCCTGGTACTGAACACACAACATACAAG GTGTCTGTTACAGCGAGGGAGGATGTACCTCCGTTTGGACCACCTCTCCCCAATCCAGCGGTCTTCAAGAAG GGTCCTGAGTTCCGCGacttcctcctgacaaagctgatCAATGCAGAGAACGCCTGCTACAAGTCTGACAAGTTTGCCAAGCTAGAG GGGCGGACGCGAGCTGCACTGCTGGATAACCTTCACGATGAGCTCCACAGACAGACCCAAGTTACTCTGGGGCAAGGCCAGGCTGGGGAGGAGGACAAGCTGGAGAATGGGGGCCATGGGGGACTGCTGGAGTCCTTCAAG CGTGCCATGCGCGTCCGGAGTCACTCCATGGAGACCATGGTGGGGTCCCACCGTCACCGGAGTccaggggtgggagggggggtcCCGGCCAGCTTGAGTGGAGGGGGGCTGCCACAGAGCACCGAGTGCACAAAGAGTACCTTCACG CCACCAGTGCTGTCAGCCAAGTCTCCCCTGAAGAGTCCAGTGAAGCGTCGTTCAGGCCTCTTCCCCCGCCTCCACTCAAGCACAGAGAGCCCCTCGGACAGACACACGCGCAG TGACCAAAAGACCCCAGACATCTGCCCGCTCGGACAGgaagggaggtcagagacttggtcCAACCCCAGCTCGCCAGAGATCTGCCCCAACAAGGAGAG GCCGTTCCTCAAGCTGAAGGACTGCAGCAGCAGACCCAACATCTCCCGCTCCTCCTCCAGCACCAGCAGCTTCAGCAGCACCACCGGGGAGGGAGAGGCCCTGGAGGAGCTTGACACT GGAATCCACCCGTCCATAGCCTCCTCATCTGTGTTCAGCCCCTACCCTTCCCTCAGCGTGGAGAGCCAAGGCTCTGCCACCCCCCTCATCATGTGTCGCAGTCCCACAG ATGTGAAGAGTAAGATGTCTCCCAGGTCAAACTTGAAGTTCCGCTTTGACAAGATGAGTCACACCACAACT TCCGAATAG
- the LOC112266825 gene encoding uncharacterized protein LOC112266825, translating into MGKKEMYNCLFLSWTCLCFLPGYDSEECVTSVLAKRGSVDVPKGGTLSLSCVVQHCGDDGWTGGWGLSTEGQFLLFSLTPRHHLSKVTLTTNSTRLIMDILNVNQSDHGMYQCQITWVEGSTSVGHMIYVNITAAIPPTPMRKVYSRVAVYVSTCLVITLVLGLAYHIRSKVPSQPPPIPPPKPPPRSQSARKDKPPTPKPKPKIELVYAALSKDCLEQQNPNPQRKAAQLTVYSSPRFS; encoded by the exons ATGGGGAAGAAAGAAATGTacaactgtctgtttctctcatgGACCTGTCTATGTTTTCTCCCGG GTTATGATTCAGAGGAATGTGTGACTTCTGTCTTGGCAAAGAGAGGTTCTGTTGACGTACCAAAGGGGGGCACTCTTTCCCTATCCTGTGTTGTTCAGCATTGTGGAGATGATGGCTGGACAGGGGGATGGGGGCTGTCAACAGAGGGACAGTTCCTTCTCTTTAGTCTCACTCCAAGGCATCATCTCTCCAAAGTCACATTGACAACCAATAGTACCCGTCTGATCATGGACATCCTCAACGTCAACCAATCAGATCATGGAATGTACCAATGCCAGATCACCTGGGTTGAAGGATCCACCAGTGTTGGACATATGATATATGTGAACATCACTGCAG CCATACCACCCACACCCATGAGGAAGGTCTATTCCAGGGTGGCGGTGTATGTAAGTACCTGTTTGGTAATCACCCTGGTTTTGGGTCTGGCTTACCATATAAGGTCAAAGGTCCCATCTCAGCCCCCACCAATACCACCGCCCAAGCCCCCACCACGCTCCCAAAGTGCACGCAAGGACAAGCCCC CCACACCCAAGCCTAAACCAAAGATAGAG TTGGTCTATGCAGCTCTTTCAAAGGACTGCCTTGAACAGCAGAATCCTAATCCTCAACGAAAAGCCGCACAGCTCACAGTCTACTCCTCTCCCCGCTTCTCCTGA